One genomic segment of Amycolatopsis sp. WQ 127309 includes these proteins:
- a CDS encoding cation diffusion facilitator family transporter, which produces MSEDSGNSGGESTLTVLLAGGVNLAIAIMKLVAGIITGSGAMLSEAAHSVADTFTEALLLTALKRSDRPADRVHPFGYGKERYFWSLLAAVSIFASGSMFALYEGVSTLFGHGEAQSTSILSYIVLAVAFLLEGTSWVQAVRQTRRESRAENRSFWAYLRLIDDPAPKTVLFEDSAALVGLLIAFAGIGLHQLTGSEVWDGVASIIIGLLLACVAYLLGRTNRGLLIGRQANPEIVRGVRDHLSAAPEIEAVVDLQTMLMGTDQVLVCTRVDFDDSLGAADLERACVRIAAELTESFNDVTEVFIEPVPRTDPDLRATVLARYGDIAERWNNPA; this is translated from the coding sequence GTGAGCGAGGATTCCGGCAACTCCGGCGGCGAAAGCACCCTGACCGTTCTGCTCGCCGGTGGGGTGAACCTGGCGATCGCGATCATGAAACTGGTCGCGGGGATCATCACCGGCTCGGGCGCGATGCTGTCCGAGGCCGCGCACTCGGTGGCCGACACGTTCACCGAAGCCCTGCTGCTGACGGCGTTGAAACGTTCCGATCGCCCGGCCGACCGCGTGCACCCCTTCGGCTACGGCAAGGAGCGCTACTTCTGGTCGCTGCTCGCCGCGGTGTCGATCTTCGCGTCGGGCTCGATGTTCGCGCTCTACGAAGGCGTTTCGACGCTCTTCGGGCACGGTGAAGCGCAGAGCACGTCGATCCTCAGCTACATCGTGCTGGCCGTGGCGTTCCTGCTCGAAGGCACGTCGTGGGTGCAGGCCGTGCGCCAGACCCGCCGGGAGTCCCGGGCCGAGAACCGGTCGTTCTGGGCGTACCTCCGCCTGATCGACGACCCGGCGCCGAAGACCGTGCTGTTCGAGGACTCCGCCGCGCTGGTCGGCCTGCTGATCGCCTTCGCCGGCATCGGGCTGCACCAGCTCACCGGCTCGGAGGTCTGGGACGGCGTCGCGTCGATCATCATCGGCCTGCTGCTCGCCTGCGTCGCCTACCTGCTCGGGCGGACCAACCGCGGCCTGCTCATCGGCCGCCAGGCCAACCCGGAGATCGTCCGCGGCGTCCGCGACCACCTGTCGGCCGCGCCGGAGATCGAGGCCGTCGTGGACCTGCAGACCATGCTGATGGGCACCGACCAGGTCCTCGTCTGCACCCGGGTGGACTTCGACGATTCCCTCGGCGCCGCGGACCTCGAACGCGCCTGCGTCCGGATCGCCGCCGAGCTGACCGAGTCGTTCAACGACGTCACCGAGGTGTTCATCGAGCCGGTGCCGCGAACGGATCCCGACCTGCGCGCGACCGTGCTCGCTCGGTACGGCGACATCGCGGAGCGGTGGAACAACCCGGCCTAG
- a CDS encoding multidrug efflux SMR transporter, producing the protein MGAYLLLALAIAAEVSATVSLKLSEGFSKLGPSIIVVLGYAVAFVALSYVLKKGLPIGVAYAIWAAAGVALVALVGVVFLKEPVNAAMIAGLALVIGGVVLIEIGSAAS; encoded by the coding sequence ATGGGTGCGTACCTTCTCCTCGCGCTGGCGATCGCCGCCGAGGTCTCCGCGACGGTCTCCCTGAAGCTCTCCGAGGGCTTCTCGAAACTCGGCCCGTCGATCATCGTGGTGCTCGGGTACGCCGTCGCGTTCGTCGCGCTGTCGTACGTCCTGAAGAAGGGGCTGCCGATCGGCGTCGCGTACGCGATCTGGGCCGCCGCCGGCGTCGCACTGGTCGCGCTCGTCGGCGTCGTCTTCCTTAAGGAACCGGTCAACGCCGCCATGATCGCCGGGCTGGCGCTGGTGATCGGCGGCGTGGTGCTGATCGAGATCGGGAGCGCGGCGTCGTGA
- a CDS encoding (Fe-S)-binding protein, translating to MGALQLTLGGLSVLLGLVAWGMFAATIARFVRVIRLGQPDATRNGPFVPRLMTLVKEFAAHTRMNRKRSVGPAHWLVMWGFLLGSLALFEAYGEVFVPTWGWPVLDDFPPFQLLMELLGLGTIVGILVLMAIRQRNHPRRADRQSRFQGSNFKWAYFIEAVVLIEGIGIIGVRAAKAALGAHETPTWAAFVSNPLGELLPASPNLVTVFAFVKLMSATVWLIVVARTMTMGIAWHRFSAFFNIYFKREQDGGVALGALKPMMSGGKVLDLEEADPDEDTFGVGKIEDFSWKGWLDFSTCTECGRCQEQCPAWNTGKPLSPKLLITQLRDHAYAKAPYLLAGGKRDMAGDEVGLVSNTAARSASVEGGGGAGSGDNMYAGIDVLAIAESQKALIGDDGGVIDPDVLWSCTSCGACVEQCPVDIEHVDHIVDMRRYQVMIESSFPSELNGMFKNLENKGNPWGQNAKDRLAWTEDLDFEVPVFDGDMGDAEYLFWVGCAGAFEDRAKKTTRAVAELLHMADVKYKVLGSEESCTGDPARRAGNEFLFQMLAQQNVEILNSVFEGRERKTRKVVVTCAHCFNTLANEYPELGGQFDVVHHTQLLNRLVREKQLVPVAPVAEDVTYHDPCYLGRHNKVYDAPRELVSATGAQLREMPRHGDKSMCCGAGGARMWMEEKIGKRINVERVDEALGTAPSKIATGCPFCKVMLNDGLTARQADGSASEKVEIVDVAQMLLESVKRKPEPKPVALGAPSLAETSEEA from the coding sequence ATGGGCGCTCTGCAACTGACGCTCGGCGGGCTCTCCGTCCTGCTCGGCCTCGTCGCCTGGGGCATGTTCGCCGCGACGATCGCCCGCTTCGTGCGGGTCATCCGCCTCGGCCAGCCCGACGCGACCCGCAACGGGCCCTTCGTGCCGCGTCTCATGACGCTGGTCAAGGAGTTCGCGGCGCACACCCGGATGAACCGGAAGCGCAGTGTCGGGCCGGCCCACTGGCTGGTCATGTGGGGTTTCCTGCTCGGCTCGCTGGCCCTGTTCGAGGCCTACGGCGAGGTGTTCGTGCCGACCTGGGGCTGGCCGGTCCTCGACGACTTCCCGCCGTTCCAGCTGCTCATGGAGCTGCTCGGGCTCGGCACGATCGTGGGCATCCTGGTGCTGATGGCGATCCGCCAGCGCAACCACCCGCGCCGCGCCGACCGCCAGTCGCGCTTCCAGGGCTCCAACTTCAAGTGGGCCTACTTCATCGAGGCCGTCGTCCTCATCGAGGGCATCGGGATCATCGGCGTGCGCGCCGCGAAGGCCGCGCTCGGCGCGCACGAGACGCCGACCTGGGCCGCCTTCGTCTCGAACCCGCTCGGCGAGCTGCTGCCGGCCAGCCCGAACCTGGTCACGGTCTTCGCGTTCGTCAAGCTGATGAGCGCCACGGTCTGGCTGATCGTCGTCGCCCGCACGATGACCATGGGCATCGCGTGGCACCGCTTCAGCGCGTTCTTCAACATCTACTTCAAGCGTGAGCAAGACGGCGGCGTCGCCCTCGGCGCGCTCAAGCCGATGATGAGCGGCGGCAAGGTCCTCGACCTCGAGGAAGCCGACCCGGACGAGGACACCTTCGGCGTCGGCAAGATCGAGGACTTCAGCTGGAAGGGCTGGCTCGACTTCTCCACCTGCACCGAGTGCGGCCGCTGCCAGGAGCAGTGCCCCGCGTGGAACACCGGCAAGCCGCTGTCGCCGAAGCTGCTCATCACGCAGCTGCGTGACCACGCCTACGCGAAGGCGCCGTACCTGCTGGCCGGCGGCAAGCGCGACATGGCCGGTGACGAGGTGGGTCTCGTGTCCAACACAGCGGCGCGAAGCGCCTCCGTTGAGGGCGGTGGCGGGGCGGGGTCTGGGGACAACATGTACGCCGGCATCGACGTCCTCGCCATCGCCGAGTCGCAGAAGGCCCTGATCGGCGACGACGGCGGTGTCATCGACCCGGACGTCCTGTGGTCCTGCACCAGCTGCGGCGCCTGCGTCGAGCAGTGCCCGGTGGACATCGAGCACGTCGACCACATCGTCGACATGCGCCGCTACCAGGTGATGATCGAGTCGTCGTTCCCCAGCGAGCTGAACGGCATGTTCAAGAACCTGGAGAACAAGGGCAACCCGTGGGGCCAGAACGCCAAGGACCGGCTGGCCTGGACCGAGGACCTGGACTTCGAGGTCCCGGTGTTCGACGGCGACATGGGCGACGCCGAGTACCTGTTCTGGGTCGGCTGCGCCGGCGCGTTCGAGGACCGCGCGAAGAAGACGACGCGGGCGGTCGCCGAGCTGCTGCACATGGCCGACGTCAAGTACAAGGTGCTCGGCTCGGAGGAGTCCTGCACCGGTGACCCGGCCCGCCGTGCGGGCAACGAGTTCCTCTTCCAGATGCTGGCGCAGCAGAACGTCGAGATCCTGAACTCGGTGTTCGAGGGCCGGGAGCGCAAGACGCGCAAGGTCGTCGTGACCTGCGCGCACTGCTTCAACACCCTCGCCAACGAGTACCCGGAGCTGGGTGGCCAGTTCGACGTCGTGCACCACACGCAGCTGCTGAACCGCCTGGTGCGGGAGAAGCAGCTGGTGCCGGTGGCGCCGGTCGCCGAGGACGTCACCTACCACGACCCGTGTTACCTCGGCCGCCACAACAAGGTCTACGACGCGCCGCGCGAGCTGGTCAGCGCGACGGGCGCCCAGCTGCGCGAGATGCCGCGGCACGGCGACAAGTCGATGTGCTGCGGCGCCGGCGGCGCGCGGATGTGGATGGAAGAGAAGATCGGCAAGCGGATCAACGTCGAACGCGTCGACGAGGCGCTCGGCACCGCGCCGTCGAAGATCGCGACGGGCTGCCCGTTCTGCAAGGTCATGCTGAACGACGGGCTCACGGCCCGGCAGGCCGACGGCAGCGCGAGCGAGAAGGTCGAGATCGTCGACGTCGCGCAGATGCTGCTGGAGTCGGTGAAGCGCAAGCCGGAGCCGAAGCCGGTGGCCCTCGGGGCGCCGTCGCTCGCGGAGACGTCCGAAGAAGCCTGA
- a CDS encoding DUF742 domain-containing protein, which translates to MGARFPSSGRHALNTLPDDVEDRVALPGPSASVGRVGARFPAADQPAPVVREPAPVPPPVPDVELDEDFAEPVIPPQDHATGSRTLVRPYVLTRGRTKSRRHLAIEALVSTRAGAHWNGARLSGEFRSVRTLCHHPLSVAEVAARLSVPLGVARVLLDDMADQGLVTIHDTRVSVDGRPAVALMERVLHGLRRL; encoded by the coding sequence GTGGGCGCACGGTTCCCGTCGTCCGGGCGGCACGCCCTCAACACGCTCCCGGACGACGTCGAGGATCGCGTCGCTCTGCCCGGACCGTCCGCCTCGGTCGGCCGGGTCGGTGCCCGTTTTCCGGCCGCCGACCAGCCCGCCCCGGTGGTGCGCGAGCCGGCCCCGGTGCCGCCACCCGTTCCCGACGTCGAGCTCGACGAGGACTTCGCCGAACCCGTCATCCCGCCCCAGGACCACGCCACCGGCTCGCGGACGCTCGTGCGCCCGTACGTCCTCACCCGCGGCCGCACGAAGTCGCGACGCCACCTCGCCATCGAGGCCCTCGTCTCGACGCGGGCCGGCGCGCACTGGAACGGCGCCCGGCTGTCCGGCGAGTTCCGGTCGGTGCGGACGCTGTGCCACCACCCGCTCTCGGTCGCCGAGGTCGCGGCCCGGCTCAGCGTCCCGCTCGGTGTCGCCCGGGTGCTGCTCGACGACATGGCCGACCAGGGCCTGGTGACCATCCACGACACCCGCGTGAGCGTCGACGGCCGGCCGGCGGTCGCCCTCATGGAGCGCGTGCTGCACGGCCTGCGCCGGCTCTGA